Proteins from a genomic interval of Phlebotomus papatasi isolate M1 chromosome 3, Ppap_2.1, whole genome shotgun sequence:
- the LOC129805601 gene encoding uncharacterized protein LOC129805601 isoform X2, with protein sequence MWTKSFNIEVIVICFLSLIPWPGPSVFKIQCSRESARVVRKIVQSKWLPILDKYQVILPLECPFHPMRDIFGPQNSAKKQNRPSQWTCGFCGKSFYEEKFLDLHFDNRHKNNINMAEDAVCLADYCDIMRCEVLLSHDSTLSFGDAAIISTDIEVWNEATAYRTAMTPSGPRDLARVPLRTNFFPPLSVFVPGTREASGSDAGHKSRKKQCKSQTEDANEGGGEQSSDNLNAADEDEESDDGNNTSACDKNLVDSALPAIDKKQQKLSELQRLKANCKTEDLDLLKKKCEVLIRDCIEGLLVNLSHQDFKEMEDELNRAVCWYLTCERYWEDSPSEPKPFPWGLVFVLVMVLSLGVCFCYYIIWVLFDSSDDMTISSSTQATARSSPLHARHHLAQPSQQTLYSHGPGAPGTVAETSSTAAGNSGFSEEFYSAATEMGDMGQNEHYIYVTYPPELKRRLLESCYNRTTRL encoded by the exons ATGTGGACCAAATCGTTTAATATCGAG GTGATAGTGATATGTTTCCTGTCACTCATCCCCTGGCCAGGTCCCAGTGTCTTCAAGATACAATGTTCACGCGAGAGCGCCCGAGTTGTTCGGAAGATTGTGCAGTCCAAGTGGCTACCAATCCTGGACAAATACCAAGTAATATTGCCCCTGGAGTGTCCTTTTCATCCAATGAGAGATATCTTTGGGCCCCAGAATTCTGCCAAGAAGCAGAATCGACCGAGTCAGTGGACCTGTGGCTTCTGTGGCAAGAGTTTCTACGAGGAGAAATTTCTGGATTTGCACTTCGACAATCGCCACAAGAACAACATCAATATG GCCGAAGACGCTGTATGCTTAGCGGACTATTGCGACATCATGCGCTGTGAAGTGCTCCTCAGCCACGACTCAACGTTATCTTTTGGGGACGCTGCTATTATTTCCACGGACATTGAAGTGTGGAATGAAGCAACAGCCTATAGGACTGCCATGACACCGTCCGGGCCAAGAGATCTCGCCAGAGTTCCCCTAAGAACCAACTTCTTTCCACCACTTTCAGTCTTTGTCCCGGGCACCAGAGAGGCTAGTGGAAGTGATGCAGGGCACAAGTCTAGAAAGAAGCAATGCAAAAGCCAGACAGAGGATGCCAATGAGGGTGGAGGAGAACAATCCAGTGACAATCTTAATGCAGCTGATGAGGATGAAGAGTCCGACGATGGGAACAACACGTCAGCTTGTGATAAGAATCTTGTAGATTCTGCTCTGCCCGCAATAGACAAGAAACAGCAGAAACTGTCTGAGCTACAACGACTTAAGGCAAACTGCAAGACCGAAGATCTAGATCTGCTGAAGAAGAAGTGTGAGGTCCTGATACGAGATTGTATCGAGGGTCTCTTGGTGAATCTGTCTCATCAAGATTTCAAAGAAATGGAAG ATGAACTCAATCGGGCTGTTTGCTGGTACCTTACATGCGAGAGATATTGGGAAGACAGTCCATCGGAACCAAAGCCATTCCCCTGGGGTTTGGTCTTTGTTCTTGTGATGGTTCTCTCGTTGGGAGTTTGCTTCTGCTACTACATCATTTGGGTTCTCTTTGA TAGTTCCGATGATATGACCATTTCATCAAGTACCCAAGCTACAGCGAGATCTAGTCCTCTCCATGCGCGGCATCATCTAGCGCAACCTTCACAGCAGACTCTCTATTCACATGGACCTGGTGCTCCTGGCACTGTGGCAGAAACAAGTAGTACAGCTGCAGGAAATAGTGGTTTCTCGGAGGAATTCTACTCTGCAGCAACGGAGATGGGCGATATGGGACAAAATGAGCACTACATCTACGTAACGTATCCACCAGAGTTGAAACGTCGACTTTTGGAAAG ctGCTACAATCGAACAACGCGGTTGTGA
- the LOC129805601 gene encoding uncharacterized protein LOC129805601 isoform X1 — translation MWTKSFNIEVIVICFLSLIPWPGPSVFKIQCSRESARVVRKIVQSKWLPILDKYQVILPLECPFHPMRDIFGPQNSAKKQNRPSQWTCGFCGKSFYEEKFLDLHFDNRHKNNINMAEDAVCLADYCDIMRCEVLLSHDSTLSFGDAAIISTDIEVWNEATAYRTAMTPSGPRDLARVPLRTNFFPPLSVFVPGTREASGSDAGHKSRKKQCKSQTEDANEGGGEQSSDNLNAADEDEESDDGNNTSACDKNLVDSALPAIDKKQQKLSELQRLKANCKTEDLDLLKKKCEVLIRDCIEGLLVNLSHQDFKEMEDELNRAVCWYLTCERYWEDSPSEPKPFPWGLVFVLVMVLSLGVCFCYYIIWVLFDSSDDMTISSSTQATARSSPLHARHHLAQPSQQTLYSHGPGAPGTVAETSSTAAGNSGFSEEFYSAATEMGDMGQNEHYIYVTYPPELKRRLLERYGHDIYHFLLKKS, via the exons ATGTGGACCAAATCGTTTAATATCGAG GTGATAGTGATATGTTTCCTGTCACTCATCCCCTGGCCAGGTCCCAGTGTCTTCAAGATACAATGTTCACGCGAGAGCGCCCGAGTTGTTCGGAAGATTGTGCAGTCCAAGTGGCTACCAATCCTGGACAAATACCAAGTAATATTGCCCCTGGAGTGTCCTTTTCATCCAATGAGAGATATCTTTGGGCCCCAGAATTCTGCCAAGAAGCAGAATCGACCGAGTCAGTGGACCTGTGGCTTCTGTGGCAAGAGTTTCTACGAGGAGAAATTTCTGGATTTGCACTTCGACAATCGCCACAAGAACAACATCAATATG GCCGAAGACGCTGTATGCTTAGCGGACTATTGCGACATCATGCGCTGTGAAGTGCTCCTCAGCCACGACTCAACGTTATCTTTTGGGGACGCTGCTATTATTTCCACGGACATTGAAGTGTGGAATGAAGCAACAGCCTATAGGACTGCCATGACACCGTCCGGGCCAAGAGATCTCGCCAGAGTTCCCCTAAGAACCAACTTCTTTCCACCACTTTCAGTCTTTGTCCCGGGCACCAGAGAGGCTAGTGGAAGTGATGCAGGGCACAAGTCTAGAAAGAAGCAATGCAAAAGCCAGACAGAGGATGCCAATGAGGGTGGAGGAGAACAATCCAGTGACAATCTTAATGCAGCTGATGAGGATGAAGAGTCCGACGATGGGAACAACACGTCAGCTTGTGATAAGAATCTTGTAGATTCTGCTCTGCCCGCAATAGACAAGAAACAGCAGAAACTGTCTGAGCTACAACGACTTAAGGCAAACTGCAAGACCGAAGATCTAGATCTGCTGAAGAAGAAGTGTGAGGTCCTGATACGAGATTGTATCGAGGGTCTCTTGGTGAATCTGTCTCATCAAGATTTCAAAGAAATGGAAG ATGAACTCAATCGGGCTGTTTGCTGGTACCTTACATGCGAGAGATATTGGGAAGACAGTCCATCGGAACCAAAGCCATTCCCCTGGGGTTTGGTCTTTGTTCTTGTGATGGTTCTCTCGTTGGGAGTTTGCTTCTGCTACTACATCATTTGGGTTCTCTTTGA TAGTTCCGATGATATGACCATTTCATCAAGTACCCAAGCTACAGCGAGATCTAGTCCTCTCCATGCGCGGCATCATCTAGCGCAACCTTCACAGCAGACTCTCTATTCACATGGACCTGGTGCTCCTGGCACTGTGGCAGAAACAAGTAGTACAGCTGCAGGAAATAGTGGTTTCTCGGAGGAATTCTACTCTGCAGCAACGGAGATGGGCGATATGGGACAAAATGAGCACTACATCTACGTAACGTATCCACCAGAGTTGAAACGTCGACTTTTGGAAAGGTACGGCCATGATATTTATCATTTTCTCCTAAAGAAATCCTAA
- the LOC129805601 gene encoding uncharacterized protein LOC129805601 isoform X3 has product MWTKSFNIEVIVICFLSLIPWPGPSVFKIQCSRESARVVRKIVQSKWLPILDKYQVILPLECPFHPMRDIFGPQNSAKKQNRPSQWTCGFCGKSFYEEKFLDLHFDNRHKNNINMAEDAVCLADYCDIMRCEVLLSHDSTLSFGDAAIISTDIEVWNEATAYRTAMTPSGPRDLARVPLRTNFFPPLSVFVPGTREASGSDAGHKSRKKQCKSQTEDANEGGGEQSSDNLNAADEDEESDDGNNTSACDKNLVDSALPAIDKKQQKLSELQRLKANCKTEDLDLLKKKCEVLIRDCIEGLLVNLSHQDFKEMEDELNRAVCWYLTCERYWEDSPSEPKPFPWGLVFVLVMVLSLGVCFCYYIIWVLFDSDDMTISSSTQATARSSPLHARHHLAQPSQQTLYSHGPGAPGTVAETSSTAAGNSGFSEEFYSAATEMGDMGQNEHYIYVTYPPELKRRLLESCYNRTTRL; this is encoded by the exons ATGTGGACCAAATCGTTTAATATCGAG GTGATAGTGATATGTTTCCTGTCACTCATCCCCTGGCCAGGTCCCAGTGTCTTCAAGATACAATGTTCACGCGAGAGCGCCCGAGTTGTTCGGAAGATTGTGCAGTCCAAGTGGCTACCAATCCTGGACAAATACCAAGTAATATTGCCCCTGGAGTGTCCTTTTCATCCAATGAGAGATATCTTTGGGCCCCAGAATTCTGCCAAGAAGCAGAATCGACCGAGTCAGTGGACCTGTGGCTTCTGTGGCAAGAGTTTCTACGAGGAGAAATTTCTGGATTTGCACTTCGACAATCGCCACAAGAACAACATCAATATG GCCGAAGACGCTGTATGCTTAGCGGACTATTGCGACATCATGCGCTGTGAAGTGCTCCTCAGCCACGACTCAACGTTATCTTTTGGGGACGCTGCTATTATTTCCACGGACATTGAAGTGTGGAATGAAGCAACAGCCTATAGGACTGCCATGACACCGTCCGGGCCAAGAGATCTCGCCAGAGTTCCCCTAAGAACCAACTTCTTTCCACCACTTTCAGTCTTTGTCCCGGGCACCAGAGAGGCTAGTGGAAGTGATGCAGGGCACAAGTCTAGAAAGAAGCAATGCAAAAGCCAGACAGAGGATGCCAATGAGGGTGGAGGAGAACAATCCAGTGACAATCTTAATGCAGCTGATGAGGATGAAGAGTCCGACGATGGGAACAACACGTCAGCTTGTGATAAGAATCTTGTAGATTCTGCTCTGCCCGCAATAGACAAGAAACAGCAGAAACTGTCTGAGCTACAACGACTTAAGGCAAACTGCAAGACCGAAGATCTAGATCTGCTGAAGAAGAAGTGTGAGGTCCTGATACGAGATTGTATCGAGGGTCTCTTGGTGAATCTGTCTCATCAAGATTTCAAAGAAATGGAAG ATGAACTCAATCGGGCTGTTTGCTGGTACCTTACATGCGAGAGATATTGGGAAGACAGTCCATCGGAACCAAAGCCATTCCCCTGGGGTTTGGTCTTTGTTCTTGTGATGGTTCTCTCGTTGGGAGTTTGCTTCTGCTACTACATCATTTGGGTTCTCTTTGA TTCCGATGATATGACCATTTCATCAAGTACCCAAGCTACAGCGAGATCTAGTCCTCTCCATGCGCGGCATCATCTAGCGCAACCTTCACAGCAGACTCTCTATTCACATGGACCTGGTGCTCCTGGCACTGTGGCAGAAACAAGTAGTACAGCTGCAGGAAATAGTGGTTTCTCGGAGGAATTCTACTCTGCAGCAACGGAGATGGGCGATATGGGACAAAATGAGCACTACATCTACGTAACGTATCCACCAGAGTTGAAACGTCGACTTTTGGAAAG ctGCTACAATCGAACAACGCGGTTGTGA
- the LOC129805618 gene encoding polyhomeotic-like protein 2 yields MSGKRKQIHGRNPSRGDKEGGLLPVRVGGRIKKAKTIFDPSESLYPKKRRMELIQTPKQLKKPEELPKRKRKDSHSAARMVSNGEDSSSERKGLSFYQGWCLICLKNHPKLITCKTCSYKAHFECLDKRSGTKFEDLENNWHCPQCKFCTVCQKTADFGILTQCTRCYEFYHNTCHRPRIITKGSQRDKWICRYCRQEDASGVSSESGLDESASSGEATPAKRTSPDKDNKEDPKDAKKEGKASPDQSEHDSSSEKVEKSIEKPDKKEKREKLEMVTSTLDPVPDASSWTSLEVYNYFSRHFPNEAEVFREQEIDGASLVLMKRDDVVSGLKLKLGPAIRIYRHVLMLQKRSSDPRLSWF; encoded by the coding sequence ATGTCAGGAAAAAGGAAGCAAATTCATGGTAGAAATCCCAGTCGAGGGGATAAGGAGGGGGGTTTGCTGCCAGTTCGTGTAGGTGGACGTATAAAAAAAGCCAAGACAATCTTCGATCCCTCGGAGAGTCTCTATCCCAAGAAGCGCCGAATGGAACTTATACAGACACCCAAGCAACTCAAGAAGCCCGAAGAATTGCCGAAGAGAAAGAGGAAGGATTCACATAGCGCCGCTAGAATGGTGAGCAATGGTGAGGATTCTTCCTCTGAACGAAAAGGATTGTCTTTTTATCAAGGCTGGTGCTTGATTTGCTTGAAAAACCATCCTAAGCTGATTACATGCAAGACATGCTCCTACAAGGCGCACTTTGAGTGCTTGGACAAGAGATCTGGGACAAAATTTGAAGATCTCGAGAATAATTGGCACTGCCCACAATGCAAATTCTGCACTGTGTGCCAGAAAACGGCTGATTTTGGCATTCTCACCCAATGTACTCGATGCTATGAGTTCTATCACAATACATGCCATCGACCCAGGATCATAACGAAGGGAAGTCAGCGTGACAAGTGGATTTGTCGCTATTGCCGCCAGGAAGATGCGTCTGGAGTATCTTCGGAGAGTGGTTTGGATGAATCGGCATCTTCTGGGGAAGCTACCCCTGCTAAGAGGACATCTCCAGACAAAGACAACAAAGAGGATCCAAAAGACGCAAAAAAAGAAGGGAAAGCCAGTCCTGATCAATCTGAGCATGATTCATCTTcagaaaaagtagaaaaatcgaTCGAAAAACCTGATAAAAAGGAAAAACGGGAAAAACTGGAAATGGTGACAAGCACTCTCGATCCTGTACCTGACGCGTCATCTTGGACTTCCCTCGAGGTCTACAATTACTTTTCACGTCACTTCCCCAATGAGGCGGAAGTGTTTCGTGAGCAGGAAATTGACGGAGCATCGCTGGTGCTAATGAAGCGCGATGATGTCGTGTCTGGCCTAAAGCTGAAGCTTGGTCCAGCTATTCGGATCTACCGACATGTCCTGATGCTGCAAAAGAGGAGCTCTGATCC